Below is a genomic region from Thermodesulfovibrionales bacterium.
CCTGTTCATGATATTTAATATCTCCCTTGATTTAATCCTGATATCGCTTTCAGGTACTGTAAGATTATGAATAAGAATACTGTAGAGATCTGTCTTTTCTATCTCTTCACAGAGTATTTCCATTGCATAGCGATCCCTTCCATTAAGAACCCTCAGTATCACATCAAGACCTGCCTCTCCTTTTTTTGCAAGAGAAGCGGCAGCTGCATTTCTCACATAACGGTTCTCGTCAAGAACCAGCCTCTCTAAAAAATTCATAATATCCCTTTTACCGTTGATAGTACCGAGAATCTTTGCCACATGAACTCTTACAAACCAGACAGGATCCCTTGCAAGAGTTAATACCTTCTCTAATGCACTTCCATTTAAGATATTAGAAAATTTTTCTAGAATCTTCAGTGCCTTTGACCTTACCTCTGGATCAGTATGATAGAGATTATCAAGAGCAAGTTCTGCGGCTCCTACATTATTCAGATGGCTGAGGGCATCAAGGATTATGGCTAGTACCTTCGAATCAGAGATGTTTCTACCATACCGGATTAAGAGAAAACTTCCTTTTTCTCCAAATTTAATCAGGGCTGTCTCTATACTTTTTCTAGTTACAAGCCATCTGCTGAAAATTTCCTGGAGGTTATCAAGTATAGCTGCAAGGGCTTCCAAAGAACCAATATTTGCAAGTGCCCTTATGGAAACAGAAATTATTTCTTTGTCTTGAGTGTTAAGCATGGAGCTTATTCTATTAACAGCACTATCAACTCCTATCCTCCCAAGTTTATCAATAGCTGTAGACCTTTTAATCCTGTTTTTTTTGAGCAGCATACTCTCATAAAAACTAACATAACCGAGCCTTATAAAGAGTTCTTTTATATCCTCAGGATATCTTTCCTGAAGTTTAAAAAGGATATCTTCAATTGCATGGAATTTTATTGACCCCGGTGTCGAAAGCAGGCTGTTTATTGCAGGAATTATATCTCTGTTCTCAAGTGCCTGTTCAAGGATTTTAAGATAATAGGACCTTATCCCGTCCATCTCCCTGTACTTTCTTGCATTTGTAATCCGCCTAAGAACAGCAAGAGAGAATAAAACAAGGATAAAAAAAAGTATGATTACCACAACAATAATAATAATCTTCTGCAACATAATAAGAATAAACTATCAGCATTTCCTTTTTCTGTCAAGCGGAATATATTTAACTCAGATTAAAAAAATTACTTTATAATATTACATGGCAAAATTTGTTGATTATGCAGAGATATATGTTAAAGCTGGAGATGGAGGCAATGGCTGTGTGAGCTTCAGGAGAGAAAAATATGTTCCCAGAGGTGGACCTGATGGAGGTGATGGTGGAAGAGGAGGTCATGTGATTGTTAGGGCCTCTCAGGACCTAAATACCCTTCTTGACCATAAATATAAAAAAACCTATAGAGCTCAAAGAGGAGAGCATGGAATGGGCAAAAAGATGCACGGCCGGGATGGTGAAGATACAGTAATACTAGTGCCAGTTGGTACGGTAATAAAGGATGCAGAAACGGGTGAATTGATTGCTGACCTTGACTCTCCTGGCAAGGAGGTGATAGTCGCCAGGGGTGGCAGGGGAGGTCTCGGAAATGCCCACTTTGCGACCCCAACAAGGCAGGCTCCGAGATTTGCTCAGAAAGGTGAAAAGGGTGAAGAAAGGAGGCTTATACTCGAACTCAAACTTCTTGCTGATGTAGGATTGATAGGCCTGCCCAATGCAGGAAAATCCACATTTCTTAAGGCGGTCACTTCAGCAAAACCCAAGATAGCCCCTTATCCTTTCACGACACTTACACCAAATCTCGGAGTTGTTAAAACAGGAGATTATAAAAGCTTTGTCATAGCTGATATTCCCGGACTAATTGAGGGTGCCCATGAGGGTGCGGGACTGGGACACCAGTTCCTAAAACATGTAGAAAGGACAAAGATCTTACTCCATCTTGTTGATATAGCAGAAGATGCGACTGATCCAGTAATGGCCCTTGAAACAGTTAACAGAGAACTCATGCTTTACAGCCCCCTTCTCATTGAAAAACCACAGATCATATTAGGAACCAAGATGGATATAGCAGGAGACGGAAGGAATCTTGAAAGATTAAATGCTTACTGTAAAGAGAAGGGTCTTGATTTTTTCCCTGTCTCTGCTCTCACGCACAAGGGACTTGAATCTGTTATAAAATATGTAACAAAGAAACTCTATGCGAATAGTACTGAAAATAGGTAGTAACATAATAACACAGGCTCTCCGTCTTGATGAGGAGCGTATCTCTTCTATTGCAGAAGAGGTGTCAGGGCTCTGGAAGGAGGGTCATGAGGTTATTATTGTCTCCTCAGGAGCTATTGCTGCAGGAATGGGCAAATTAGGCCTTTCTGAAAAACCTAGGGAGATAGAGAAGAAACAGGCAGTTGCTGCTGTAGGACAGTCTGCCCTTATATGGGCCTATGAAAAAGCCTTTTTAAAGCACAGTCTTAAGGTTGCACAGATTCTTCTCACAGCAGAGGATTTCTCTGACAGAAAAAGATATATAAATTCCAGAAACACAATCCTTACCCTCCTTGGACTCAGGATAACACCTGTTATAAATGAAAATGACACAGTGGCAACAGAAGAGATAAAATTTGGTGACAATGATAATCTCTCAGCCCTTGTGGCAGGACTCGTTGGAGCTCGGAGACTCTTCATTCTTTCCGATGTGAATGGCCTATACAATAAGGATCCAGCTATACATAAAGATGCATTGCTGATTAAGAGGCTCAATTCCAAGGATCTCCATAGAAAAGAAATTCTACAGATGGCAGGAGGAAGCTCCACAAAGGTAGGTACAGGTGGTATGTACTCAAAACTCCTCGCTGCCCAGAAGGCTTCGGGCTATGGAATAATTGTCCATATAATAAACGGGAAAAAGGAGGGATTAATTAAAAAGATCCTCAATGGAGAAGAGCTTGGCACAACCATCCTTCCAGGAGAAGAAAGGCTCACTTCAAGAAAAGGCTGGATCGCCTTTGGTACGAGGGCAAAGGGAAGTCTTACCATAGATGATGGTGCAGTAATAGCTATTAAAGAACAGGGCAAAAGCCTCCTTCCTTCAGGAATCATAAATGTTCATGGCAATTTTCAAACAGGTGATGCTGTTTACTGCGTTGATAGAAGTGGTGTAAGAATAGCCAAGGGACTCACTAATTATTCTTCCTCTGAGATAAAAAAGATCAGGGGCAGAAAGAGCCAAGAGATAGAAGAAATACTTGGATACAAGTATTCTGATGAGGTGATTCACAGAGATAATCTGATAGTTTTA
It encodes:
- a CDS encoding HEAT repeat domain-containing protein, with translation MLQKIIIIVVVIILFFILVLFSLAVLRRITNARKYREMDGIRSYYLKILEQALENRDIIPAINSLLSTPGSIKFHAIEDILFKLQERYPEDIKELFIRLGYVSFYESMLLKKNRIKRSTAIDKLGRIGVDSAVNRISSMLNTQDKEIISVSIRALANIGSLEALAAILDNLQEIFSRWLVTRKSIETALIKFGEKGSFLLIRYGRNISDSKVLAIILDALSHLNNVGAAELALDNLYHTDPEVRSKALKILEKFSNILNGSALEKVLTLARDPVWFVRVHVAKILGTINGKRDIMNFLERLVLDENRYVRNAAAASLAKKGEAGLDVILRVLNGRDRYAMEILCEEIEKTDLYSILIHNLTVPESDIRIKSREILNIMNRLGFSTPLKEYLKSAGGPVREELKGLFEERTV
- the obgE gene encoding GTPase ObgE, producing MAKFVDYAEIYVKAGDGGNGCVSFRREKYVPRGGPDGGDGGRGGHVIVRASQDLNTLLDHKYKKTYRAQRGEHGMGKKMHGRDGEDTVILVPVGTVIKDAETGELIADLDSPGKEVIVARGGRGGLGNAHFATPTRQAPRFAQKGEKGEERRLILELKLLADVGLIGLPNAGKSTFLKAVTSAKPKIAPYPFTTLTPNLGVVKTGDYKSFVIADIPGLIEGAHEGAGLGHQFLKHVERTKILLHLVDIAEDATDPVMALETVNRELMLYSPLLIEKPQIILGTKMDIAGDGRNLERLNAYCKEKGLDFFPVSALTHKGLESVIKYVTKKLYANSTENR
- the proB gene encoding glutamate 5-kinase, giving the protein MRIVLKIGSNIITQALRLDEERISSIAEEVSGLWKEGHEVIIVSSGAIAAGMGKLGLSEKPREIEKKQAVAAVGQSALIWAYEKAFLKHSLKVAQILLTAEDFSDRKRYINSRNTILTLLGLRITPVINENDTVATEEIKFGDNDNLSALVAGLVGARRLFILSDVNGLYNKDPAIHKDALLIKRLNSKDLHRKEILQMAGGSSTKVGTGGMYSKLLAAQKASGYGIIVHIINGKKEGLIKKILNGEELGTTILPGEERLTSRKGWIAFGTRAKGSLTIDDGAVIAIKEQGKSLLPSGIINVHGNFQTGDAVYCVDRSGVRIAKGLTNYSSSEIKKIRGRKSQEIEEILGYKYSDEVIHRDNLIVLS